The Phragmites australis chromosome 15, lpPhrAust1.1, whole genome shotgun sequence genome window below encodes:
- the LOC133892666 gene encoding protein STRICTOSIDINE SYNTHASE-LIKE 4-like, with amino-acid sequence MAPGLFAAAAAAAAAAVLAAVASLAAHVALNCHIQPNPSPPPPPTPRYPPNNLLQRLEKLGEGALRAPEDVYVDAAAGWAAYTATRDGWLQRMHPNNGSWERWRFVGGTGLLGIAPSADSTGTMLVCDADRGLLRVGEEGVTLLASEVDGSTIRFADAAVEASDGMVYFSDASARFGFDRWMLDFIESRPTGRLLRYDPRTGETSVVLDSLGFANGVALPRDEAFVVVCESTRFRCMKVWLKGEKAGMAETFIDNLPGAPDNIRLGSDGSFWIALIQLRSPRLDLINRWSLTKRIVASFPALIEWSKATAKGAMVAQVSEDGKIIRLLDDSEGKVINFITSVTEFNGDLFLGSLSTNFIGKLSLAQVTQVTDSVS; translated from the exons ATGGCGCCTGGTctgttcgccgccgccgccgccgccgccgccgccgccgtgctggcCGCGGTGGCGTCTCTCGCGGCCCACGTCGCGCTCAATTGCCACATACAGCCGAACCcgtcgcccccgccgccgcccactCCTCGCTACCCTCCCAACAACCTCCTCCAG AGGCTGGAGAAGCTGGGAGAAGGGGCGCTGCGCGCGCCGGAGGACGTGTACGTGGACGCGGCGGCGGGCTGGGCGGCGTACACGGCGACGAGGGACGGGTGGCTGCAGAGGATGCACCCCAACAACGGGTCGTGGGAGCGGTGGCGGTTCGTCGGCGGCACGGGGCTGCTCGGGATCGCGCCGTCCGCTGACAGCACCGGCACCATGCTCGTCTGCGACGCCGACAGG GGACTGTTAAGAGTTGGAGAGGAAGGAGTGACCCTTCTTGCTTCGGAGGTCGACGGCTCCACGATCAGGTTCGCGGACGCGGCGGTCGAGGCCTCCGACGGCATGGTATACTTCAGCGACGCCAGCGCCAGGTTCGGTTTCGACAGGTGGATGCTCGACTTCATCGAGTCCCGCCCCACCGGCCGCCTCCTCAGGTACGACCCGCGCACCGGCGAGACGTCCGTCGTGCTCGACAGCCTTGGCTTCGCCAACGGCGTTGCCCTACCAAGGGACGAGGCCTTCGTGGTGGTCTGCGAGTCGACGAG GTTCAGATGCATGAAAGTGTggctaaagggggagaaggctggcATGGCAGAGACGTTCATCGACAACCTTCCGGGGGCTCCAGATAACATTCGTCTCGGTTCAGATGGTTCATTCTGGATTGCCCTTATCCAG CTGAGGTCGCCAAGGCTCGACTTGATCAACCGCTGGAGCTTGACGAAGAGGATCGTCGCTTCATTCCCTGCGCTCATCGAGTGGAGCAAGGCAACGGCAAAGGGCGCAATGGTAGCTCAGGTGTCAGAGGATGGTAAGATCATCCGGTTGCTTGACGACTCTGAAGGGAAGGTGATCAACTTCATCACATCGGTGACGGAGTTCAATGGAGATCTCTTTCTAGGCAGCCTTTCGACAAACTTCATAGGGAAATTATCTCTGGCACAGGTGACACAGGTGACAGATTCAGTTTCTTAG
- the LOC133891957 gene encoding uncharacterized protein LOC133891957: MEREVLGEEEEVTCECCGFTEECTAPYIAMVRARYGGRWICGLCGDAVGEELRRASPPISLAEALDLHACACRRGSAPPSPAGSPDNLIAALRLLLRRRLGSPQPPAPRKARSTPNSPRRDAAIATAVAAVAASAGSSLGRTECCFAALVE; encoded by the coding sequence ATGGAGAGGGAGGTgttgggggaggaggaggaggtgacgTGCGAGTGCTGCGGGTTCACGGAGGAGTGCACGGCGCCGTACATCGCGATGGTGCGCGCGCGGTACGGGGGGCGGTGGATCTGCGGCCTCTGCGGGGACGCGGTCGGCGAGGAGCTCAGGCGCGCGTCCCCGCCCATCTCGCTCGCCGAGGCGCTCGACCTCCACGCCTGCGCCTGCCGCCGCGGGTCGGCCCCGCCGTCGCCCGCCGGGAGCCCCGACAACCTCATCGCCGCACTGCGGCTCCTCCTGCGCCGCAGGCTGGGATCGCCGCAACCGCCAGCACCGAGGAAGGCCCGCTCGACGCCGAACAGCCCGAGGCGCGACGCCGCCATCGCCACCGCGGTCGCGGCCGTGGCCGCCAGCGCCGGCAGCTCGCTCGGGCGGACCGAGTGTTGCTTCGCCGCGCTCGTGGAGTGA
- the LOC133892480 gene encoding serine/threonine-protein kinase RIPK-like has translation MRSKKKTASAWRSLLGGCLGGSGGAGERQQRKVRPSGGGQLRRLSFTDLSGAADQDLSVSLVGSNLHVFSVSELRAATRGFVSGNFLGEGGFGPVYKGFVDDGVKKGLRPQAIAVKLWDPEGAQGHKEWLAEVIFLGQLRHPNLVKLVGYCCEDEHRLLVYEYMEHGSLENHLFKKIPAVLPWSTRLNIAVGAAKGLAFLHDAEKPVIYRDFKASNILLDSDYKAKLSDFGLAKDGPEGDDTHVSTRVMGTHGYAAPEYIMTGHLTAKSDVYSFGVVLLEILTGRRSVDKTRPNREQNLVEYARPCLKDPLKLARIMDPALEGQYSARAAHKAALVAYQCLSTSPKNRPDMSAVVEALEPLLGVTDDVPVAPVGLVGPVVLYVAATEAAEEKKERAPRKDNRRRRPMSPKVSPRKRGAAKNEEFWVWHPPAEEKA, from the exons ATGAGGTCGAAGAAGAAGACGGCGTCGGCGTGGAGGTCCCTGCTGGGCGGGTGCCTCGGAGGCAGCGGCGGGGCCGGGGAGAGGCAGCAGAGGAAGGTGCGGCCGAGCGGGGGCGGGCAGCTGCGGCGGCTGTCGTTCACGGACCTGAGCGGCGCGGCGGACCAGGACCTGTCGGTCTCGCTGGTGGGCTCCAACCTGCACGTGTTCAGCGTCTCCGAGCTGCGCGCGGCGACACGCGGGTTCGTCTCCGGCAACTTCCTGGGCGAGGGCGGGTTCGGGCCCGTCTACAAGGGCTTCGTCGACGACGGCGTCAAGAAGGGGCTCAGGCCGCAGGCCATCGCCGTCAAGCTCTGGGACCCCGAGGGCGCCCAGGGGCACAAGGAGTGGCTG GCGGAGGTGATCTTCCTGGGGCAGCTGCGGCACCCCAACCTGGTGAAGCTGGTCGGCTACTGCTGCGAGGACGAGCACCGCCTCCTCGTCTACGAGTACATGGAGCACGGCAGCCTCGAGAACCACCTCTTCAAAA AGATCCCTGCCGTGTTGCCGTGGTCAACCCGACTAAACATTGCGGTAGGCGCCGCGAAGGGTTTGGCGTTCCTCCACGACGCAGAGAAGCCGGTGATCTACCGTGACTTCAAGGCCTCCAACATCTTGCTCGACTCG GACTACAAGGCCAAGCTCTCGGACTTTGGGCTCGCCAAGGACGGCCCGGAGGGTGATGACACCCACGTCTCCACCCGCGTCATGGGCACGCATGGCTACGCCGCGCCGGAGTACATCATGACGGGCCACCTCACCGCGAAGAGCGACGTGTATAGCTTCGGCGTCGTGCTCCTCGAGATCCTGACGGGCCGGCGGTCGGTGGACAAGACGAGGCCCAACAGGGAGCAGAACCTGGTGGAGTACGCGCGGCCGTGCCTGAAGGACCCGCTCAAGCTCGCCCGGATCATGGACCCGGCCCTGGAGGGCCAGTActcggcgcgggcggcgcaCAAGGCGGCCCTGGTCGCGTACCAGTGCCTCAGCACCAGCCCCAAGAACCGGCCGGACATGTCCGCCGTCGTGGAGGCTCTGGAGCCGCTCCTCGGCGTCACGGACGACGTGCCTGTGGCGCCCGTAGGGCTCGTGGGGCCTGTGGTGCTCTACGTGGCGGCaacggaggcggcggaggagaagaaggagcgGGCTCCGAGGAAGGACAACCGCCGGCGCAGGCCCATGtcgccgaaggtgagccccAGGAAGCGTGGCGCGGCCAAGAACGAGGAGTTCTGGGTGTGGCATCCGCCGGCCGAGGAGAAGGCGTGA